One genomic segment of bacterium includes these proteins:
- a CDS encoding SLBB domain-containing protein — protein MKRIPILTLFVIVCFFEFVQAQDDIQIGSSGRTNATGALYDYSNASTVNIKVQLWGYLENPGYYIVPAGTSLNELISLAGGPLEDASLDDIRVVRIKEGSPTTMVKYNYDDLVWQDKITNKIEFVTLNAGDIVIVPGEPRYFAREDVTFYLGILTSLASIAALVISIILLTSE, from the coding sequence ATGAAAAGAATACCGATTTTGACTCTATTCGTAATTGTATGTTTTTTTGAATTCGTTCAAGCTCAGGATGATATTCAGATAGGTAGTAGTGGAAGGACAAATGCTACTGGTGCCCTCTACGATTATTCAAATGCATCTACTGTAAATATAAAAGTCCAACTCTGGGGATATCTTGAGAATCCAGGATATTATATAGTTCCTGCAGGAACCAGCCTCAATGAGCTTATATCACTTGCTGGCGGACCTCTAGAAGATGCCTCGTTAGATGATATAAGGGTTGTGAGAATCAAGGAAGGATCTCCAACAACGATGGTAAAGTATAACTATGATGATCTGGTATGGCAGGATAAAATAACCAATAAGATTGAGTTTGTTACACTCAACGCAGGAGATATTGTGATTGTTCCTGGTGAACCGAGATATTTTGCTCGGGAGGACGTTACATTTTACCTGGGGATTTTAACCTCTCTCGCATCAATCGCAGCTTTAGTTATTAGTATAATTCTTCTTACGAGTGAATAG
- a CDS encoding acyl carrier protein has product MTNYKDLLKDFIVENFLFGDGEKLKTETPLFEKGIIDSTGVLELIAFIEENFKIKVSDEELIQSNFSDIIAIDKFIQSKQNHTSDQ; this is encoded by the coding sequence ATGACTAATTACAAAGACTTACTAAAAGATTTTATTGTAGAAAATTTCCTATTTGGAGATGGAGAGAAGTTAAAAACTGAAACGCCATTATTTGAGAAGGGCATTATTGATTCTACGGGAGTTTTAGAGTTAATCGCATTCATTGAGGAGAATTTCAAAATAAAAGTTTCAGATGAAGAACTTATCCAATCTAACTTCTCTGATATTATTGCTATAGACAAATTTATCCAATCCAAGCAAAATCATACTTCTGACCAATAA
- the asnB gene encoding asparagine synthase (glutamine-hydrolyzing), which produces MCGISGIFNVKNPAPVDINHLKRMTYALHHRGPDENGAYIDDQVGLAQSRLSIIDLRSGSQPIHNEDSTLWIVFNGEIFNYPEIRDSLLKLGHKFYTNTDTEVILHLYEEKKEKCLDELNGQFAFAIWDSNKKDLFLARDRVGILPLFYKINQDRFYFASEAKAIIEISDYQINLDPLGMEQIFTFWTTLPGRTAFKGIEELPPGHFIKFTSEKNISINRYWNLSYSVERIQTDKSIPEFTEDISELMKDSVRIRLRADVPVGSYLSGGLDSSGITAIVKNNFNNKLRTFGITFQEESFDESDFQHLMIKHLNTNHSEVHATNENIGKHFADAIFYGEKPIIRAAPVPLFLLSKKSEKRVLKLLTGEGADEIFGGYNIFRETKVRKFWSVNPESKFRPLLLKKLYPYIFKDQRLANTLQAFFKLGIDNPNNAFFSHLVRWNNNTKLKNFFSDDIKRQIGDYNCFEELRNSLPENFDNWDYVYKAQYLEIITFMSGYLLSSQGDRMAMANSVELRVPYLDHRIIEYMATVPSIYKIRGLNEKYLLKTVFKKILPKEIVYRPKNPYRAPIRNSFFNNKFIDIKSLLSEKEILEAGIFNPAKVKLLTQKAEKSQSLSELDNMAIAGILSTQILHNHFVDYKKLKLPSNYSFSTFIDKRNKT; this is translated from the coding sequence ATGTGCGGAATAAGCGGTATCTTTAATGTAAAAAATCCCGCACCTGTTGACATTAATCATCTCAAGCGCATGACTTATGCTTTGCATCATCGGGGACCTGATGAAAATGGAGCATACATTGACGATCAGGTGGGTCTTGCGCAATCGAGACTGAGCATAATCGATTTGAGAAGCGGTTCTCAACCAATCCATAATGAAGATAGCACACTCTGGATAGTTTTTAATGGTGAAATTTTTAACTATCCTGAAATTCGTGATTCTTTACTGAAACTTGGCCACAAATTTTACACTAACACTGATACAGAGGTAATTCTTCATCTATACGAGGAGAAAAAGGAAAAGTGTCTGGATGAGCTTAACGGACAGTTTGCATTTGCGATTTGGGATTCAAATAAAAAGGATTTATTCCTGGCGAGAGATCGGGTCGGCATTCTTCCTTTGTTTTATAAAATTAACCAGGATAGATTTTATTTTGCTTCGGAAGCAAAAGCAATTATAGAGATTTCTGATTATCAAATAAACTTAGATCCTTTAGGAATGGAACAAATCTTCACTTTCTGGACCACGCTTCCGGGAAGAACTGCTTTTAAAGGTATTGAAGAATTACCTCCCGGCCATTTCATAAAATTTACTTCTGAAAAAAATATTTCGATAAATCGTTACTGGAACTTATCTTACTCAGTTGAACGTATACAAACGGATAAATCCATTCCTGAATTTACTGAAGATATTTCAGAATTAATGAAGGATTCTGTTCGCATCCGGCTTCGAGCTGATGTTCCTGTCGGTAGCTATTTAAGTGGTGGATTGGATTCTTCCGGTATAACTGCCATTGTGAAAAATAATTTTAATAACAAACTCAGAACGTTTGGTATTACCTTCCAGGAAGAAAGTTTTGATGAGAGTGACTTTCAGCATTTGATGATCAAGCATCTTAACACTAATCATTCCGAAGTTCACGCAACTAATGAAAATATTGGGAAACACTTTGCTGATGCTATTTTCTATGGTGAAAAACCAATTATACGAGCTGCACCGGTTCCTCTTTTCTTGCTATCAAAAAAGTCAGAGAAGAGGGTTTTAAAGTTACTAACTGGTGAAGGTGCCGATGAAATATTTGGTGGTTATAATATTTTCAGAGAAACCAAGGTAAGAAAATTCTGGTCAGTAAATCCTGAATCTAAATTCAGACCTTTATTACTTAAAAAACTATATCCATATATTTTCAAAGATCAAAGACTAGCAAATACTCTGCAAGCATTCTTTAAACTTGGAATTGACAATCCAAATAATGCTTTCTTTTCTCACTTAGTAAGGTGGAATAACAATACAAAGTTAAAGAATTTTTTTTCTGATGATATTAAAAGACAAATTGGAGATTATAATTGCTTTGAGGAATTGAGAAATTCACTTCCTGAAAATTTTGATAATTGGGATTATGTTTATAAAGCTCAATACCTCGAGATCATCACATTTATGAGTGGATATCTGCTTTCATCGCAAGGTGATCGTATGGCTATGGCTAATTCAGTTGAGCTTCGGGTTCCTTATCTCGATCACCGAATTATTGAATATATGGCAACTGTACCTTCTATATATAAGATCAGAGGACTTAATGAAAAATATCTGCTTAAAACCGTTTTCAAGAAAATATTACCTAAAGAGATAGTTTATCGCCCCAAGAATCCTTATCGGGCACCAATCCGAAATAGTTTTTTTAATAATAAGTTTATTGACATTAAATCTCTTCTTTCGGAGAAGGAAATTTTGGAAGCTGGAATATTCAATCCTGCCAAGGTAAAATTACTGACACAGAAGGCAGAGAAGTCACAGTCGCTTAGTGAACTTGATAATATGGCAATTGCTGGAATACTATCAACTCAGATATTGCATAATCATTTTGTTGATTATAAGAAATTAAAATTACCCTCGAATTATTCGTTCAGTACATTCATTGATAAAAGAAATAAAACATAA
- a CDS encoding Gfo/Idh/MocA family oxidoreductase: MKVGIIGLGYWGPNLVRNFLAHKDVKKVTACDIRENRLQVIKEKFPAAELTSDSENLVKGDSDIIVIATPVDTHYNLAKKALASGKNIWVEKPFTTSSKEAEELIDIADKKNLKIFVDHTFIYNGAVIKIKELIDKYELGNIIYFDSERINLGLFQRDVNVVWDLAPHDLSIMTYLLQKHKAKALSANGIANFKGKENLAHICIYFEDNCFAHFHVNWISPVKIRRIIVGGDKKMLVYDDMENFEKIKVYDSGVEFNSTESIHEALVQYRIGDMFSPKVNQTEALALGTQEFISSIKENRQPLTNGVDGLAVIKLLEAADISLANRGQIVELK; the protein is encoded by the coding sequence ATGAAAGTCGGAATAATCGGTCTGGGGTATTGGGGTCCAAATTTAGTTAGAAATTTTCTTGCACATAAAGATGTTAAGAAAGTTACCGCTTGTGATATTAGAGAAAACAGACTTCAAGTTATTAAAGAAAAATTCCCGGCTGCTGAATTAACCTCTGATAGTGAAAATTTGGTCAAAGGTGATTCTGATATCATTGTTATTGCAACACCTGTCGATACACATTATAATTTAGCTAAGAAAGCACTTGCATCTGGTAAAAACATCTGGGTAGAAAAGCCTTTCACCACTTCATCCAAGGAAGCTGAAGAATTAATTGACATCGCTGATAAAAAAAATCTGAAAATTTTTGTTGATCACACTTTTATTTATAATGGAGCAGTTATCAAGATTAAAGAACTCATAGACAAATATGAGCTTGGAAATATTATTTACTTCGATTCTGAAAGAATCAATCTCGGACTATTTCAACGAGATGTAAATGTTGTTTGGGATCTGGCTCCGCACGATCTTTCGATAATGACTTATTTACTTCAAAAGCATAAAGCCAAAGCACTTTCTGCTAACGGAATTGCAAATTTTAAAGGCAAAGAAAATCTTGCTCATATCTGCATTTATTTTGAAGATAACTGTTTCGCACATTTCCATGTCAACTGGATCTCGCCGGTAAAAATCAGGAGAATAATTGTTGGAGGAGACAAGAAAATGCTTGTGTACGATGACATGGAAAATTTTGAGAAGATAAAAGTTTATGACAGCGGAGTTGAGTTCAATTCAACTGAAAGTATTCACGAAGCACTTGTTCAATACAGAATCGGCGATATGTTTTCACCAAAAGTAAATCAAACTGAAGCTTTGGCACTTGGCACTCAGGAATTCATTTCTTCAATTAAAGAAAACAGACAACCACTGACTAATGGTGTTGATGGACTTGCTGTCATTAAATTGCTTGAAGCTGCCGATATTTCTCTTG
- a CDS encoding DegT/DnrJ/EryC1/StrS family aminotransferase: MKNEIDSAIQKVLDSTSFILGPAVTEFEKEFAKIHNVKYCLGTSSGTDGNHLALWNLGIQVGDEVIIPANTFIATAWGATLCGAKPVFVDCHSQSYNIDPNKVQKAISKKTKAIVAVHLYGQAADMDALRQIAEKHNIHIVEDAAQAHLSEYKSKKVGNFSEVTSFSFYPGKNLGAYGEAGAIVTNDEDIFNRIKKLREHGQSKKYYHDSFGHNYRMEGIQGAVLGIKLKYIEKWTNERRRVAQKYKELLGNLEDIILPVEMPDHKHVYHLYVIKVNKGNLQKNKDDRDKLQTFLQEQKISTGLHYPVPLHLQECFKFLGYKRGDFPETEMLADSGLSLPMYPELTDEQIEYVSNAILKYFKDRYESRNNRSGVLGSKFS, from the coding sequence ATAAAAAATGAAATTGATTCCGCTATTCAAAAAGTGTTAGATAGTACTTCGTTTATTTTAGGTCCCGCCGTAACAGAATTCGAGAAAGAATTCGCTAAAATACATAATGTAAAATATTGTCTCGGAACAAGTTCAGGGACAGATGGAAATCATCTTGCTTTATGGAATCTCGGTATTCAAGTTGGTGATGAAGTAATAATTCCTGCCAACACTTTTATAGCTACTGCCTGGGGAGCTACATTATGTGGTGCGAAACCGGTCTTTGTTGATTGTCATAGTCAGAGTTATAATATTGATCCCAATAAAGTTCAAAAAGCAATTAGTAAAAAAACAAAAGCTATCGTTGCCGTTCATCTTTATGGTCAGGCTGCAGATATGGATGCATTAAGACAAATTGCTGAAAAACATAATATTCATATTGTTGAAGATGCAGCTCAAGCTCATTTATCCGAGTATAAAAGTAAAAAGGTGGGAAACTTTTCGGAAGTCACTTCTTTCAGCTTCTATCCCGGAAAGAATCTTGGTGCATATGGTGAAGCCGGTGCAATTGTTACTAATGATGAAGATATCTTTAATAGAATTAAAAAACTTCGGGAACATGGTCAGTCAAAAAAATATTATCATGACTCTTTTGGACACAATTACAGAATGGAAGGAATTCAGGGCGCTGTTTTAGGTATCAAATTAAAGTACATCGAAAAATGGACGAATGAGAGAAGAAGAGTAGCACAGAAGTATAAAGAGTTGTTGGGTAATTTAGAAGATATTATTCTACCAGTGGAAATGCCCGATCACAAGCATGTTTACCATCTTTACGTAATCAAAGTGAACAAAGGGAATCTTCAAAAAAATAAAGATGATCGGGACAAACTACAGACCTTCCTGCAAGAGCAAAAAATATCAACAGGGTTGCATTATCCTGTACCGTTGCATTTGCAGGAATGCTTTAAATTCCTTGGATACAAAAGAGGAGATTTTCCTGAAACTGAAATGCTCGCTGATAGCGGACTTTCTCTGCCGATGTACCCGGAACTTACTGATGAGCAGATTGAGTACGTATCTAATGCAATCTTAAAATATTTTAAGGATAGATATGAAAGTCGGAATAATCGGTCTGGGGTATTGGGGTCCAAATTTAGTTAG
- a CDS encoding AMP-binding protein, which translates to MNTSVNYFWQKLKNFSDHIACTDTSIDKSITYTELETDSDKIADKIKISKKAFIFLFTSNSYDCIAAYIGILKSGNAVLLLDENLNNEIRNNLIEIYNPDLIITSRDLPIENYYQDYKHESLLFLKRNNFFDGEIYPDLAVLLSTSGTTGSPKLVRLTYKNIQSNAESISDYLKIDSKERPITTLPFNYSFGLSVINSHLLKGASIILTNKTVFFREFWSLFNNQKCTSFAGVPYTYTMLKRINFETIELPTLKTMTQAGGKLSEEFIRHFDNYSQKQNVKFFVMYGQTEATARISYVPADQLSKKIGSIGIAIPGGELKIVNDGSEVTSVNEVGEIVYKGDNVMLGYAENRNDLSKADELNGILYTGDLGYKDEDGFFYVTGRMKRFLKIFGLRVNLDEIQKMIENRFGFSVACTGKDDLLKVLILSDDPIVEVNVKNEILKTYKLNFKTVVVKSATEIPTTSSGKYDYNRINALFEN; encoded by the coding sequence ATGAACACCAGTGTCAACTACTTCTGGCAAAAATTAAAAAACTTTTCTGATCATATCGCTTGCACAGACACTTCAATCGACAAATCGATAACATACACAGAGCTTGAAACTGATTCAGATAAAATTGCTGATAAAATAAAAATATCTAAAAAAGCTTTCATCTTCCTTTTCACTTCAAATTCTTATGACTGTATTGCTGCATACATAGGAATTTTGAAATCGGGTAATGCAGTTTTATTACTTGATGAAAATTTAAATAATGAGATCAGAAATAATTTAATAGAGATATATAATCCTGATCTTATTATAACTTCAAGAGATTTGCCGATTGAGAATTATTATCAGGACTACAAGCACGAATCATTACTATTTTTAAAAAGGAATAATTTTTTTGATGGGGAAATTTATCCCGATCTCGCAGTTCTCCTCTCAACGTCTGGAACAACCGGTTCTCCTAAACTTGTGAGACTCACGTATAAAAACATTCAATCAAATGCAGAGTCCATTTCTGATTATCTAAAAATAGATTCAAAAGAGCGACCAATTACAACTCTCCCGTTTAATTATTCGTTTGGATTATCCGTGATTAATAGTCACTTGTTGAAAGGTGCTTCAATTATACTAACAAACAAAACCGTTTTCTTTAGAGAATTCTGGTCCTTATTCAATAATCAAAAGTGCACTTCTTTTGCGGGAGTTCCATACACGTACACAATGCTGAAAAGAATTAATTTCGAGACTATCGAGCTTCCAACTTTAAAAACAATGACACAAGCTGGTGGAAAATTAAGTGAAGAATTTATCAGACATTTTGATAATTATTCGCAAAAACAAAATGTTAAATTCTTCGTAATGTATGGTCAAACGGAAGCTACCGCAAGAATTTCATATGTACCCGCCGATCAGCTTTCAAAAAAAATTGGTTCGATAGGGATTGCAATTCCTGGTGGAGAATTAAAAATTGTGAATGATGGAAGCGAAGTAACTTCAGTAAACGAAGTCGGTGAAATTGTTTATAAAGGCGATAATGTAATGCTCGGTTATGCCGAAAACCGTAACGATCTATCCAAAGCAGATGAATTAAATGGAATCCTTTACACCGGTGATCTTGGATATAAAGATGAAGATGGATTCTTTTATGTTACGGGCAGAATGAAACGCTTTCTCAAAATATTTGGTTTACGAGTTAATCTGGATGAAATTCAAAAGATGATTGAAAATCGTTTTGGATTTTCCGTTGCTTGTACTGGGAAGGATGATTTACTCAAAGTTCTTATTCTATCGGATGATCCAATAGTGGAAGTGAACGTTAAAAATGAAATTTTAAAAACCTATAAATTGAATTTTAAAACAGTAGTTGTAAAATCAGCGACTGAAATTCCTACAACCAGCTCCGGGAAGTATGACTATAACAGAATTAATGCTCTGTTCGAGAATTAA
- the nadE gene encoding NAD(+) synthase — MSFTKESILIDAKAETNRLIEELRNTVAFKLKKRGAVIGVSGGIDSSVVLALCAKTFGPDKVFAVMMPEKDSSPESRKLATLLCEKFTVPYVLEDLTDAVNGFGCYKRRDKAVKRVYPDYDPVKHKMKIVLKDDSEAKGKINVFFLTIISNDGKEQSFRLPLAEYLQIVAASNFKQRSRMSMLYYYADAKNYAVIGTGNKNEHEQGFFVKYGDGGADVKPIAHLFKTQVYQIAEFLGVPDEIRSRIPTTDTYSAEQTQEEFFFKLPFDKLDRIWYGWENGVSVSEIASALNLTEQQVEVAITDIKQKIQTTEYLRQDPISLNK; from the coding sequence ATGAGTTTCACAAAGGAATCAATTCTAATAGACGCAAAAGCAGAAACCAATCGGTTAATTGAAGAACTAAGAAACACAGTAGCATTCAAACTAAAAAAGCGTGGAGCAGTAATTGGAGTAAGTGGGGGAATTGATTCATCAGTAGTGCTTGCGTTATGTGCCAAAACGTTTGGACCAGATAAAGTGTTCGCTGTGATGATGCCTGAAAAGGATTCCAGTCCGGAAAGTAGAAAGCTTGCAACACTTTTATGTGAAAAGTTTACAGTCCCGTACGTTCTCGAAGATTTAACTGATGCTGTGAATGGATTCGGATGTTACAAAAGACGAGATAAAGCTGTAAAAAGAGTATACCCCGATTATGATCCTGTAAAACATAAAATGAAAATTGTGCTTAAAGATGACAGCGAAGCCAAAGGCAAAATAAATGTTTTTTTCTTAACTATAATTTCAAATGATGGGAAAGAGCAATCATTCAGACTTCCACTTGCTGAATACCTGCAAATAGTTGCTGCATCTAACTTCAAGCAAAGAAGCAGGATGAGTATGCTTTACTATTATGCTGACGCAAAAAATTATGCGGTAATTGGAACGGGGAATAAAAATGAACACGAGCAAGGATTCTTTGTAAAATACGGCGATGGTGGGGCTGATGTAAAACCAATTGCGCATTTGTTTAAAACCCAGGTTTATCAGATTGCTGAATTTTTAGGAGTGCCTGATGAAATTCGCTCACGAATTCCAACCACCGATACTTATAGTGCGGAACAGACTCAGGAAGAGTTTTTCTTCAAACTTCCTTTCGATAAACTTGACAGGATTTGGTATGGATGGGAAAACGGAGTTTCTGTTTCTGAAATTGCTAGTGCCTTAAATTTGACTGAGCAACAAGTAGAAGTTGCTATTACCGATATTAAACAAAAAATTCAAACTACTGAATATTTAAGACAGGATCCAATTTCTTTAAATAAATAA
- a CDS encoding OmpA family protein, with translation MHMRIQLKIILLSFIVFISNCYSQNSGIVTHAFHNTFVLGIDGGVTLPQTDYQTNKMGFAFRGTGEYFFKTNSIHLFGLKLKLGYEQVTGEDSRGTVSSQDGTREIPETFKTGIFTGGIAATYSISIGDVVFPYVSGGISNLWFDPKDGEGNAGEYNAAGRYEKSSIAYSIEVGMRYLVSDKVSISLSANPYIPQTDYLDDIAAAFSDDAYTTVMLGITISPFINTDSDNDGISGSEDMCPDEAEDYDGYEDEDGCPDLDNDGDGIPDGVDKCPNEAEDKDGYEDEDGCPDLDNDGDGIPDAADKCPNEAEDKDGVEDEDGCPEYEEVKLEEKYMLMGDEIFESNSAMIKVEGKKQLDEVVSKIQRYPEGSKWKIEGHMDSNGNKRFLRNLSLERAKAVLEYLSYFGGLKRENFQVMGMGDNQPVGDNNTEEGRSQNRRIEIIPESLENEQDTGSMEEEEFNQFILRADDSFEPNSSTLNDLAKILLKEIVDYIKVRPDSKWRIEGYTDNQGSASTQKKITLERAESVYNYLLSEGLSADQFTVEGLGSSNPIANNNTEEGRRANRRIIISREL, from the coding sequence ATGCATATGAGAATACAATTAAAAATTATTTTATTGAGTTTTATAGTTTTTATATCAAATTGTTATTCCCAAAATTCTGGAATAGTCACACACGCCTTCCACAACACATTTGTTTTGGGTATAGATGGGGGAGTAACCTTACCACAGACAGATTATCAGACAAACAAGATGGGCTTTGCATTCAGAGGCACAGGAGAATATTTTTTCAAGACAAACTCAATACATCTGTTCGGCCTAAAACTAAAGCTAGGCTATGAACAGGTAACAGGAGAAGACAGCCGGGGAACAGTATCCAGCCAGGATGGGACCAGGGAAATACCGGAGACATTTAAGACAGGCATTTTCACGGGCGGAATAGCAGCCACATACAGCATATCGATAGGAGATGTGGTATTTCCGTATGTATCAGGAGGAATAAGTAATTTGTGGTTTGATCCGAAGGATGGGGAAGGAAATGCAGGAGAATACAATGCAGCAGGAAGGTATGAAAAGAGCAGCATAGCCTACAGCATAGAGGTGGGGATGAGATATTTGGTAAGTGATAAGGTAAGCATCAGTCTGTCAGCAAATCCATATATCCCGCAGACGGACTATCTTGATGATATAGCAGCAGCATTTTCAGATGATGCATACACTACGGTAATGCTGGGTATAACAATCTCACCGTTTATCAATACAGATTCAGATAATGATGGAATTTCAGGCTCGGAAGATATGTGTCCAGATGAAGCAGAAGACTATGATGGATACGAGGACGAGGATGGATGTCCTGACTTGGATAATGATGGGGATGGAATACCGGATGGAGTAGATAAATGTCCAAATGAAGCAGAAGATAAAGATGGATATGAGGATGAGGACGGATGTCCGGATCTGGATAATGATGGAGATGGAATACCGGATGCAGCAGACAAGTGTCCAAATGAAGCCGAGGATAAAGATGGAGTGGAAGATGAGGATGGCTGTCCGGAGTATGAGGAGGTAAAACTGGAAGAGAAATATATGCTGATGGGAGACGAGATATTTGAGAGCAACTCAGCGATGATAAAGGTGGAAGGGAAGAAGCAGTTAGATGAAGTAGTAAGCAAAATTCAGAGATACCCGGAGGGAAGCAAGTGGAAGATAGAGGGACATATGGATTCGAACGGTAATAAGAGATTCCTGAGGAATTTATCATTAGAGAGAGCGAAGGCGGTGCTGGAGTACTTAAGTTACTTTGGAGGACTGAAGCGGGAGAACTTCCAGGTAATGGGAATGGGAGACAATCAACCGGTAGGAGATAACAACACAGAAGAAGGTCGTAGCCAAAACCGCAGAATTGAAATAATTCCGGAATCATTGGAGAATGAGCAGGATACTGGGTCTATGGAAGAGGAAGAGTTTAATCAATTCATTCTCAGAGCTGATGACTCATTTGAACCTAACTCATCAACATTAAATGATCTGGCAAAAATTTTATTGAAAGAGATTGTTGATTATATTAAAGTCCGCCCAGATAGTAAATGGCGAATCGAAGGTTACACAGACAATCAAGGTTCGGCTTCAACTCAAAAGAAAATTACGCTTGAAAGAGCTGAATCAGTTTATAATTATTTATTATCTGAGGGACTTTCTGCTGATCAATTTACTGTCGAAGGACTTGGCAGTTCTAATCCTATTGCGAATAATAATACAGAAGAAGGAAGAAGAGCGAATAGGAGAATTATCATTTCGCGAGAATTATAA